A stretch of the Aegilops tauschii subsp. strangulata cultivar AL8/78 chromosome 4, Aet v6.0, whole genome shotgun sequence genome encodes the following:
- the LOC109748631 gene encoding putative cyclin-dependent kinase F-2: MSTAIRKRPAAGQEPRVHGGKKPRHAFGSITDYKKLQVLGEGTYGEVFKARDRRTGKKVAVKWVRGNGAGGHGPPDIRAITREAGCLAACRGHESILEILDVATDAETGDVFLVMELVADGRTLRESLWRPVSEDVTRVMMEQLLDAAKKIHGAGIIHRDFKPENVLVGFFGGLKVGDFGSAMRAKPAGVPYEECCVGTLIYTSPEQLEGNRYYGQAVDMWALGCIMAEMLTGGTLFVAETEEELLAEMYKLRDQITSTGKLDLEFLEELSEPGREVLTCLLAFNPDERITAAEALEHRWFSKPKGAEHPGFVSLMS; encoded by the coding sequence ATGTCGACGGCCATCCGCAAGCGCCCGGCGGCGGGACAAGAACCGCGCGTCCATGGCGGCAAGAAGCCCCGACACGCGTTCGGTAGCATCACCGACTACAAGAAGCTTCAGGTGCTTGGAGAAGGCACCTACGGCGAGGTGTTCAAGGCGCGCGACCGCCGCACCGGCAAGAAAGTCGCCGTGAAGTGGGTCCGCGGCAACGGGGCCGGCGGGCACGGCCCGCCTGACATCCGCGCGATCACCCGCGAGGCCGGCTGCCTTGCCGCGTGCCGGGGTCATGAATCGATTCTTGAGATCTTGGATgtggcgacggacgccgagacaggGGATGTGTTCCTCGTCATGGAGCTCGTCGCCGACGGCCGCACCCTCCGCGAGTCGCTCTGGAGGCCTGTATCCGAGGACGTGACCCGAGTGATGATGGAGCAGCTCCTGGACGCGGCGAAGAAGATACATGGAGCCGGCATCATCCATCGGGACTTTAAGCCGGAGAACGTCCTGGTCGGCTTCTTCGGCGGGCTCAAGGTTGGTGACTTTGGGTCGGCAATGCGGGCGAAGCCGGCCGGAGTGCCCTATGAGGAGTGCTGTGTCGGCACCCTGATTTACACCTCGCCGGAGCAGCTGGAAGGCAACCGGTACTACGGCCAGGCCGTGGACATGTGGGCGCTTGGGTGCATCATGGCGGAAATGTTGACCGGCGGGACCCTCTTCGTGGCGGAGACAGAGGAGGAGCTGCTCGCCGAGATGTACAAGCTGCGAGACCAGATCACTTCTACGGGGAAGCTGGATTTGGAGTTCTTGGAGGAGCTTTCGGAACCCGGGCGTGAGGTCCTGACCTGCCTGCTTGCCTTCAACCCCGACGAGAGGATCACGGCGGCGGAAGCGCTCGAGCACAGGTGGTTCAGCAAGCCCAAAGGAGCAGAGCACCCTGGCTTTGTGTCGCTGATGAGTTAA
- the LOC141021972 gene encoding uncharacterized protein translates to MDVSGNNYLKPPKHDFPRFDGSAPYLWLDRCLAYFELYKVAPHSWVATAALYIEGQAAHWLQAFRQTHRGITWEVFTSIVLEEFGADEFEVVMHKLLQLRQTASVTEYHAAFDEQMYHLLVLDPSINTKFFVTQFILGLKDELHAPVRLQAPSSITRASVLARIQEEELGTIAQEVAAASNRAPTDDYGRERQLHDYRRANKLCFKCGDRYSREHRCTQPAQLLTISIGDHGEVLSDDTIHALQLLDDPRPAAQPPAPAGDAPECCLLSSHALDGTDSATTSRLRALVGNQVMLLLLDSGSLHSIVNKSFVDRLGLATEEMPRVDVRVANGDRLTCNRIVPELKWWMQGHTFATPMRELDIGAYDGILGMDWLAQHSPMTCHWQDKWVKFTHDGEEVTLRGVPTKASTTVKAIKPDELRKMIAGNDVWAMAMVDMCGRAPPPQRKCASQTPLADLLEEFADVFAAPQGLPPHRQYGHAITLVEGAVPANTRPYRYSPLQKDEIERQVKEMLDAGVITYSVSPYTAPVLLVKKKDDTWRFCVDYRRLNDATIKNKFPLPIIDELLDELAGAAVFSKLDLRAGYHQIRMREEDEYKTAFKTHHGHFQL, encoded by the exons atggatgtatcaggcAACAACTACCTCAAGCCACCGAAGCACGATTTTCCTCGGTTCGATGGCTCCGCCCCGTACCTGTGGCTGGATCGCTGCCTGGCGTATTTCGAGCTTTACAAGGTCGCACCGCACAGCTGGGTGGCCACCGCGGCGCTGTACATCGAAGGCCAAGCCGCACACTGGCTGCAAGCATTTCGTCAAACACATCGCGGCATCACCTGGGAAGTGTTCACGTCCATCGTGCTTGAGGAGTTCGGCGCCGACGAGTTTGAGGTGGTCATGCACAAGCTGCTGCAGCTTCGCCAGACTGCCTCGGTCACCGAGTATCACGCGGCGTTCGACGAGCAAATGTACCATCTGCTTGTGCTGGATCCATCCATCAACACCAAGTTTTTCGTCACCCAGTTCATCCTGGGCTTGAAGGACGAGCTACACGCCCCGGTTCGGCTCCAAGCGCCCTCAAGCATCACCCGGGCATCGGTATTGGCGCGCATTCAAGAGGAGGAACTGGGCACCAT tgctcaagaggtagcagccgcGTCCAACCGCGCCCCCACGGACGACTACGGACGCGAGCGGCAACTTCACGACTACCGCCGTGCCAATAAGTTGTGCTTCAAGTGTGGCGACCGCTACTCGCGGGAGCACCGGTGCACCCAGCCCGCCCAGCTGCTCACCATCAGCATCGGTGATCATGGCGAGGTGCTCTCCGACGACACCATCCACGCCCTGCAACTGCTCGACGACCCCAGACCAGCCGCGCAGCCGCCCGCTCCGGCTGGGGACGCTCCCGAATGCTGCCTCCTCTCATCGCACGCCCTGGACGGCACGGACTCGGCGACCACGAGCCGCCTGCGTGCGCTGGTGGGCAACCAGGTCATGTTGCTTCTTCTCGATTCGGGCAGTTTGCACAGCATCGTAAACAAGTCCTTCGTCGATCGCCTCGGGCTGGCGACGGAAGAGATGCCGCGGGTGGACGTGCGCGTTGCCAACGGTGACCGTCTCACCTGCAACCGTATCGTGCCCGAACTCAAGTGGTGGATGCAGGGGCACACATTCGCCACACCGATGCGCGAGCTGGACATTGGCGCCTACGACGGCATCCTGGGCATGGACTGGCTTGCCCAACACAGTCCCATGACGTGTCACTGGCAGGACAAGTGGGTCAAATTCACCCACGACGGCGAAGAGGTCACGCTTCGGGGCGTGCCCACGAAGGCGTCCACCACCGTCAAGGCGATCAAACCCGACGAGCTGCGCAAGATGATCGCGGGCAACGACGTCTGGGCAATGGCGATGGTGGACATGTGCGGGCGTGCACCGCCACCACAGCGTAAGTGTGCCAGCCAGACGCCGCTCGCTGATCTTCTGGAGGAGTTCGCCGACGTGTTCGCGGCGCCGCAGGGGCTCCCTCCACACCGCCAGTACGGCCACGCCATCACCCTGGTCGAGGGCGCAGTCCCCGCGAACACGCGCCCATACCGTTACTCACCGCTCCAGAAGGACGAGATCGAGCGCCAGGTCAAGGAAATGCTGGACGCTGGCGTGATCACGTACAGTGTGAGCCCGTACACCGCGCCGGTCCTGCTGGTCAAGAAGAAGGACGACACCTGGCGGTTCTGCGTCGACTATCGCCGCCTCAATGATgcgaccatcaaaaacaagtttcCTCTGCCCATTATCGACGAGCTGCTCGACGAGTTGGCCGGTGCCGCGGTCTTCTCCAAGCTAGACTTGCGCgccggctaccaccagatcaggATGCGCGAAGAAGACGAGTACAAGACGGCGTTCAAGACGCACCACGGTCACTTCCAGCTCTAG